The Deltaproteobacteria bacterium region ACCTGCGTCAGGGCTTGTCCTTTCAGGGTCCCGGTCATCGGAGATCGGGGGGCGGCTGAAATCGATGTCACCAAATGTCAAGGATGCGGGGTTTGTGTTTCAGAGTGTCCGGGCAAGGCCATCAACCTGCAACACTTTACCGACAAACAGGTCCTGGCCAAGGTCCAGGCCCTGATCGCAGCATAAAAAATCAGGCTCAGGGCATAAGGGACACGGTCCAAGGTGAAAGGAAAACTTTCTTAATGGGTTTTGCCCTGGGCCTTGCGCCTTGCGCCTTGTACCGTCAATAATTATATTAGAAAAGGAGTTTACGAATGACCCATCATTTTGAACCCAAGATCGTGGCCTTCTGCTGCCAATACTGAGCCTATAGCGCAGCGGACCTGGCAGGTTCGATGAGGCTGCAATATCCAACCAACATTCGGGTTATCATGGTCCCTTGCACCGGCCGGGTGGATGTGATCCACCTGCTCAATGCCATTGAGGAAGGGGCGGACGGCGTCTATGTGGCCGGTTGTCTGGAAGGGGATTGCCACTATATCAGCGGTAATCTGAAGGCCCGCAAACGGGTCGGACAGGTTAAAAAGATCCTGACTGAATTAGGCCTTGAGCCGGAACGGGTCGAGATGTATAACCTCTCGGCCGCCCAGGGTCCCCGGTTTGCCGAGATCGCCCGGGAAATGACCGATAAGATCAAGGCGTTAGGTCCCAGTCCGGTCGGGACCATGGATAAAGCGGCATGAGAAGCTTTTAGTTCGGAGTTATTAGTTCGGAGTGCGGTGTGGACTTTTAATGATATTTTTCAATAAACTTACTCCGAACTCCGAACTCCGAACTTAATTTTTGTTTAACTTACAAAGCTAATAACTTAGTGTGGGAGGAAAACCATGGTAGTTGCCGAAAGAAAACCTTTAAACGAAATCCTGGCCATGCTCCAGCCCTATAAAAAGATCCTGGTAGCCGGGTGCAAGGGTTGCGTGACCGTTTGCACTACAGGCGGCAAGAAAGAGGTTGAAATCCTGGCCTCGGAAATCAGGATCAGTCGAAAAAAGGATGGACAGGAGGTGGATGTCCAGGAAATCACTCTGGAACGCCAATGCGATCCCGAATATATCGATCAATTGGAAAATATGATTAAAGATCGGGATGCCGTTCTTTCCATTGCCTGTACCGTCGGACCCCAATATATCGCCGCCCGATATATGGATAAGATGGTCTTCCCGGGGCTCAATACAACCTTTATCGGGGGATCCCGGGAACATGGGGTCTTTGCGGAATTCTGCCAGGCCTGCGGCTCTTGTATTATCCATAACTTCGGCACCTTGTGCCCCATTACCCGATGTTCCAAGAGTCTTTT contains the following coding sequences:
- a CDS encoding hydrogenase iron-sulfur subunit, with product MTHHFEPKIVAFCCQYUAYSAADLAGSMRLQYPTNIRVIMVPCTGRVDVIHLLNAIEEGADGVYVAGCLEGDCHYISGNLKARKRVGQVKKILTELGLEPERVEMYNLSAAQGPRFAEIAREMTDKIKALGPSPVGTMDKAA
- a CDS encoding methylenetetrahydrofolate reductase C-terminal domain-containing protein, yielding MVVAERKPLNEILAMLQPYKKILVAGCKGCVTVCTTGGKKEVEILASEIRISRKKDGQEVDVQEITLERQCDPEYIDQLENMIKDRDAVLSIACTVGPQYIAARYMDKMVFPGLNTTFIGGSREHGVFAEFCQACGSCIIHNFGTLCPITRCSKSLLNGPCGGSANGKCEISKEVDCVWQLIYDRLKGLGQLDQMTQVVPCKDWTTSRDGGPRKMIREDLRL